The Acinonyx jubatus isolate Ajub_Pintada_27869175 chromosome D1, VMU_Ajub_asm_v1.0, whole genome shotgun sequence genome includes a window with the following:
- the POU2AF3 gene encoding POU class 2 homeobox associating factor 3, whose amino-acid sequence MGPSGGNSVRLSDQVLPSPAGLCFEPEPVSSTPSYFQPREFSSCVSCEENTSCLNQIFDSYLQTETHLDPSLTSAQSAPHYFPDSFQAAPFCVSQSLTPGSPSDSSTLSGSLDYSYSPAQLPSYAPESYNSPPSLDTRNCGFPSEDYSYAHLPPDAQYDCFSSAGTSVCYCASCEAEHLDPVRASEYFSYPSSDYVNFAPSAAATSDFYKRGTNCDICYS is encoded by the exons ATGGGA CCGTCCGGAGGCAACAGCGTCCGCCTTTCAGACCAAGTCCTGCCATCTCCTGCAG ggCTGTGTTTTGAGCCTGAACCGGTTTCTTCCACACCCAGTTATTTTCAACCCCGAGAATTTTCCAGTTGTGTTTCTTGTGAGGAAAACACAAGCTGCCTCAACCAGATCTTTGATTCCTACCTTCAGACAGAGACACACCTGGACCCTTCGCTCACTTCCGCGCAAAGTGCTCCACACTATTTCCCTGACAGCTTCCAAGCCGCCCCTTTCTGCGTTAGCCAGAGCCTG ACCCCGGGATCGCCTTCTGATTCCTCCACTCTCTCCGGTTCCTTAGACTACAGTTACTCGCCGGCTCAGCTACCGTCATATGCTCCAGAGAGTTACAATTCTCCCCCTTCTCTGGACACCAGGAACTGTGGCTTCCCCTCCGAAGACTACTCCTATGCCCACCTGCCCCCGGACGCCCAGTACGACTGCTTCTCCTCGGCCGGCACCTCCGTCTGCTACTGTGCGTCGTGTGAGGCAGAACACTTGGACCCCGTCAGGGCATCGGAGTACTTTTCCTACCCCAGCTCAGACTACGTGAACTTTGCCCCCTCTGCAGCGGCCACCAGCGATTTCTATAAGAGGGGGACAAACTGTGACATCTGCTATAGTTAA
- the POU2AF2 gene encoding POU domain class 2-associating factor 2 isoform X1, whose amino-acid sequence MENVTGDYSKRVYQGVRVKHTVKDLLAEKRSRQTSNSRFNSGVSNSPSLFAQMPGSPVTSGYYGVRRSFLSDSDFHNTKQFANDVCTSPAKPFPCEAPAGQSHPALLDSYFPEPYADHRPPPGLTPSTSSLFSASPLSPLLPPPFPGDPTHFVLRDSWEQTVPDGLSQADPVPADTPQTLPPSTGCLSQLESGTSTQHRSSSWGAPLAGAQSYSLHALEDLYHVPGYPTPPPCPFTPFMTMSNDLPHKVVPLAPQEGVDTPSLQDPSSWTKEDGSMVWGSYECRRAY is encoded by the exons TCACAGGAGACTACAGCAAACGCGTGTATCAAGGCGTGAGAGTGAAGCACACGGTCAAAGACTTACTGGCGGAAAAACGATCCCGGCAGACAAGTAACTCAAGATTTAAT AGCGGAGTCAGCAACTCCCCGTCTCTGTTTGCCCAGATGCCAG GTTCACCGGTAACGTCAGGTTACTATGGTGTCAGAAGATCTTTCCTCTCTGACTCGGATTTCCACAACACGAAACAGTTTGCAAACGACGTCTGCACCTCACCGGCGAAGCCCTTTCCCTGTGAGGCCCCCGCAGGGCAGAGCCACCCGGCCCTCCTGGATTCCTACTTCCCGGAGCCCTACGCAGACCACCGGCCCCCGCCGGGCCTGACCCCCAGCACCAGCTCTCTGTTCAGCGCCTCGCCCCTGTCGCCGCTCCTGCCTCCACCCTTCCCTGGGGACCCCACGCACTTCGTGCTT AGGGACTCATGGGAGCAAACGGTGCCCGATGGTCTCAGCCAGGCAGACCCCGTGCCCGCCGATACCCCGCAGACCTTGCCGCCCAGCACAGGATGTCTCTCCCAGCTGGAGTCTGGGACCAGCACTCAGCACAGGAGCTCCAGCTGGGGGGCCCCCCTAGCTGGGGCTCAGTCCTACTCCCTGCATGCACTAGAGGATCTGTATCATGTGCCGGggtaccccaccccacccccgtgtcCCTTCACCCCTTTCATGACCATGTCCAATGATCTACCGCACAAGGTGGTGCCCCTCGCCCCACAGGAGGGGGTAGACACCCCTTCCCTTCAGGACCCTTCTTCGTGGACCAAAGAAGACGGGAGCATGGTGTGGGGGTCATATGAGTGCCGTAGAGCTTACTGA
- the POU2AF2 gene encoding POU domain class 2-associating factor 2 isoform X2 gives MPGSPVTSGYYGVRRSFLSDSDFHNTKQFANDVCTSPAKPFPCEAPAGQSHPALLDSYFPEPYADHRPPPGLTPSTSSLFSASPLSPLLPPPFPGDPTHFVLRDSWEQTVPDGLSQADPVPADTPQTLPPSTGCLSQLESGTSTQHRSSSWGAPLAGAQSYSLHALEDLYHVPGYPTPPPCPFTPFMTMSNDLPHKVVPLAPQEGVDTPSLQDPSSWTKEDGSMVWGSYECRRAY, from the exons ATGCCAG GTTCACCGGTAACGTCAGGTTACTATGGTGTCAGAAGATCTTTCCTCTCTGACTCGGATTTCCACAACACGAAACAGTTTGCAAACGACGTCTGCACCTCACCGGCGAAGCCCTTTCCCTGTGAGGCCCCCGCAGGGCAGAGCCACCCGGCCCTCCTGGATTCCTACTTCCCGGAGCCCTACGCAGACCACCGGCCCCCGCCGGGCCTGACCCCCAGCACCAGCTCTCTGTTCAGCGCCTCGCCCCTGTCGCCGCTCCTGCCTCCACCCTTCCCTGGGGACCCCACGCACTTCGTGCTT AGGGACTCATGGGAGCAAACGGTGCCCGATGGTCTCAGCCAGGCAGACCCCGTGCCCGCCGATACCCCGCAGACCTTGCCGCCCAGCACAGGATGTCTCTCCCAGCTGGAGTCTGGGACCAGCACTCAGCACAGGAGCTCCAGCTGGGGGGCCCCCCTAGCTGGGGCTCAGTCCTACTCCCTGCATGCACTAGAGGATCTGTATCATGTGCCGGggtaccccaccccacccccgtgtcCCTTCACCCCTTTCATGACCATGTCCAATGATCTACCGCACAAGGTGGTGCCCCTCGCCCCACAGGAGGGGGTAGACACCCCTTCCCTTCAGGACCCTTCTTCGTGGACCAAAGAAGACGGGAGCATGGTGTGGGGGTCATATGAGTGCCGTAGAGCTTACTGA